In one window of Cumulibacter manganitolerans DNA:
- a CDS encoding DEAD/DEAH box helicase: MASAHGNRVSASALRTGAASPPLRPWQRKALNRYLMARSDDFMVVATPGAGKTTFALRVARELISAGVVSQVVIVAPTDHLKTQWAHAADRVGIRIDPKFSGSAGRTSSDYDGVAATYAGVAGAPGAFATRTMARDTLVILDEIHHAGDAKSWGDAIRKAFGPAARRLMLTGTPFRSDDNPIPFVEYETIAGGLKRSVADFSYGYGEALADRVVRPVLFMSYSGEARWRTRAGDEVTMRLGDVALKEHTQRAWKTALDPEGDWIPAVLTAAHSRLGQLRDGGVPDAGGLVIASDQQDARAYAELLEHLTGVRPSVVLSDDRGSSAEIARFSRSKDEWIVAVRMVSEGVDIPRLGVLVYATNTSTPMFFAQAVGRVIRARATGESATVFLPSIPKLRALAQDMEATRDHILGAPKHADEWDELAEMEAPVRGKDDEEEREVAYERLGASADFQDVIFDGNAWGSQADLGDEQEFLGIPGLLEPDQVSLLLRQRQEKQVTRRSRADDADAAPAERSHHDVLAALRKELTSLVSLRFARTGKKHAMIHAELRRVCGGPPTPLATADQLQSRIDYLRANRD, translated from the coding sequence CTGCGGCCGTGGCAGCGCAAGGCGCTCAACCGCTACCTGATGGCGCGCTCGGACGACTTCATGGTCGTCGCGACGCCCGGAGCGGGGAAGACCACGTTCGCGCTGCGGGTGGCGCGTGAGCTGATCAGCGCGGGCGTCGTCTCGCAGGTGGTGATCGTCGCGCCCACCGACCACCTCAAGACGCAGTGGGCGCACGCGGCCGACCGCGTCGGGATCCGCATCGACCCCAAGTTCAGCGGCAGCGCGGGCCGCACCTCGAGCGACTACGACGGGGTGGCCGCGACGTACGCCGGCGTGGCGGGCGCCCCGGGAGCGTTCGCCACCCGCACGATGGCGCGCGACACGCTCGTCATCCTCGACGAGATCCACCACGCCGGCGACGCGAAGTCGTGGGGTGACGCGATCCGCAAGGCCTTCGGCCCCGCGGCCCGCCGGCTCATGCTCACCGGCACGCCGTTCCGGTCCGACGACAACCCGATCCCGTTCGTGGAGTACGAGACGATCGCCGGCGGCCTGAAGCGCTCGGTCGCCGACTTCTCCTACGGCTACGGCGAGGCGCTGGCCGACCGGGTCGTGCGGCCGGTGCTGTTCATGTCGTACTCCGGCGAGGCGCGGTGGCGCACCCGCGCCGGCGACGAGGTCACCATGCGCCTCGGCGACGTCGCGCTGAAGGAGCACACGCAGCGGGCGTGGAAGACCGCGCTGGACCCCGAGGGCGACTGGATCCCGGCCGTGCTGACGGCCGCGCACAGCCGACTGGGCCAGCTCCGCGACGGGGGCGTGCCCGACGCCGGTGGCCTGGTGATCGCCAGCGACCAGCAGGACGCGCGCGCCTACGCCGAGCTGCTGGAGCATCTCACCGGCGTACGCCCCTCGGTGGTGCTCTCCGACGACCGGGGGTCGTCGGCGGAGATCGCCCGGTTCAGCCGCTCGAAGGACGAGTGGATCGTGGCGGTCCGGATGGTCAGCGAGGGCGTCGACATCCCGCGCCTCGGGGTGCTCGTCTACGCGACCAACACCAGCACCCCGATGTTCTTCGCGCAGGCGGTGGGCCGCGTGATCCGCGCCCGCGCCACCGGCGAGTCGGCCACCGTGTTCCTGCCGTCGATCCCGAAGCTCCGCGCCCTGGCGCAGGACATGGAAGCCACCCGCGACCACATCCTCGGTGCGCCGAAGCACGCTGACGAATGGGACGAGCTCGCCGAGATGGAGGCGCCGGTCCGCGGCAAGGACGACGAGGAGGAGCGTGAGGTCGCGTACGAGCGGCTCGGCGCGAGCGCCGACTTCCAGGACGTCATCTTCGACGGGAACGCCTGGGGCTCGCAGGCCGACCTCGGGGACGAGCAGGAGTTCCTCGGCATCCCCGGGCTGCTCGAGCCCGACCAGGTGTCGCTGCTGCTGCGCCAGCGCCAGGAGAAGCAGGTCACTCGTCGTAGCCGGGCCGACGACGCCGACGCGGCGCCGGCGGAGCGCTCGCACCACGACGTGCTGGCCGCGCTGCGCAAGGAGCTCACGTCGCTGGTGTCCCTCCGCTTCGCGCGCACCGGCAAGAAGCATGCGATGATCCACGCCGAGCTGCGCCGGGTGTGCGGCGGGCCACCGACCCCGCTGGCGACCGCCGATCAGTTGCAGTCCCGGATCGACTACCTGCGCGCCAATCGCGACTAG